Proteins encoded by one window of Lactobacillus sp. ESL0684:
- a CDS encoding threonine/serine exporter family protein, with amino-acid sequence MLRKQAINVGVLAAKLLIESGSEIWRVEDTTKRIIKCATNENPEAFISLTGVLVSLPRTSYSRFVQVEKRSINMARISKVNQLSRHYTAGKISLDQLERELLGVQASGPQFPIWLQTLAAGMEGALFMYIFTQTYDWRDFPLAFMTSAIGYWVTLYLSTHVRIRFISEFVGALCIGVCAVIGVRLHLGFNVQNIIIGAVMPPVPGIPMITAVRDIFEGNLLSGLERLMESIITLCALAFGIGVVLHYA; translated from the coding sequence ATGTTAAGAAAACAAGCAATTAATGTAGGTGTCTTGGCAGCTAAATTGCTGATTGAATCAGGTTCAGAAATTTGGCGGGTTGAGGATACTACCAAGCGAATAATCAAGTGTGCTACAAACGAGAACCCGGAAGCATTTATCAGTTTAACTGGAGTTTTGGTTAGTTTGCCTCGCACCTCTTATAGTCGATTTGTTCAGGTTGAAAAACGTAGTATTAATATGGCGCGTATTAGCAAGGTTAATCAATTATCGAGGCATTATACAGCTGGCAAAATTAGTTTAGATCAATTAGAGCGAGAATTATTGGGAGTTCAAGCTTCTGGTCCACAATTTCCAATTTGGTTACAGACTTTAGCTGCTGGAATGGAAGGCGCATTGTTTATGTATATTTTTACACAAACCTATGATTGGCGCGATTTCCCTTTAGCTTTTATGACTTCAGCAATAGGCTATTGGGTAACGCTGTATCTATCAACTCACGTCCGAATTCGGTTTATTAGTGAATTTGTTGGTGCGCTATGCATTGGGGTATGTGCCGTAATTGGGGTAAGGTTGCATTTAGGTTTCAATGTACAAAATATTATTATTGGGGCGGTTATGCCGCCGGTTCCTGGTATTCCCATGATCACGGCTGTCCGTGATATTTTTGAAGGTAATTTATTATCGGGTCTTGAACGTTTAATGGAAAGTATTATTACACTTTGTGCCTTAGCATTTGGCATTGGGGTAGTTTTGCATTATGCATAA
- a CDS encoding ArgE/DapE family deacylase, which yields MEKEQRMQILSDLVELHSVNGDELPVANYLKKLLDNAGIKNEILPLKGATNRANLVAEVGSGKPVLVISGHMDTVDVNEDKWNSDPFKISKKGDLLYGRGTTDMKAGLAAMVIALIELKEKQVEIPGTIHLLATAGEEVGQPGAEQLQQAGYLDDADALLIGEPSGYNRSVYASKGEININLLAKGKTAHSSMPFLGINAVENMLELLNQIKQRMHELSEDKHNEVLGDTVFNIDVIHGGNQVNAIPGTANAELNIRTIPELTNETIIAELQSVVEQYNADHQGQIEMSVGMNIVPIVGDPNAKLVQVVHAAAKSYVQQQKQSAAELEAMQQEASLLGQTYEPGMILNEGVSGGTDASKFLINNQTGFAYLVYGPGSNTPHQDNEYVSEQMYLDFIEIYKQIFQNYGK from the coding sequence ATGGAAAAAGAACAAAGAATGCAAATTTTGTCAGACTTGGTTGAACTTCATTCGGTTAATGGGGACGAGTTACCAGTTGCCAATTACCTCAAGAAGTTGTTAGATAATGCTGGAATCAAGAACGAGATTTTACCATTAAAGGGTGCAACTAATCGGGCAAATTTAGTAGCTGAAGTCGGTTCTGGTAAGCCAGTCTTGGTAATTTCTGGTCATATGGATACAGTCGATGTCAATGAAGATAAGTGGAACAGCGATCCATTCAAGATCAGTAAAAAGGGCGATCTACTTTATGGTCGCGGGACTACTGATATGAAGGCAGGTCTGGCTGCAATGGTGATTGCTTTAATTGAACTTAAAGAAAAGCAAGTCGAAATTCCTGGGACAATTCATTTACTTGCAACTGCTGGCGAAGAAGTTGGTCAGCCGGGAGCAGAGCAATTGCAACAAGCAGGTTATCTTGACGACGCAGATGCCTTGTTAATTGGCGAACCATCTGGGTATAATCGGTCAGTTTATGCTAGCAAGGGTGAAATTAATATTAACTTACTGGCTAAGGGTAAGACTGCACATAGTTCAATGCCATTCCTGGGCATTAATGCCGTAGAAAATATGTTAGAATTGCTGAATCAAATTAAGCAGCGCATGCATGAGCTTAGTGAAGATAAGCATAATGAAGTTTTAGGTGATACAGTTTTTAATATTGATGTTATCCATGGCGGTAATCAGGTTAATGCCATTCCTGGGACTGCTAACGCAGAACTTAATATTCGTACAATTCCAGAATTAACCAATGAAACCATTATTGCTGAATTGCAGAGCGTGGTTGAGCAATATAATGCTGATCATCAAGGCCAAATTGAAATGTCTGTTGGGATGAATATTGTACCGATTGTTGGCGATCCAAATGCCAAATTAGTCCAAGTGGTTCATGCAGCAGCTAAATCTTATGTGCAACAACAAAAGCAATCGGCTGCAGAGCTCGAAGCAATGCAGCAAGAAGCGAGTTTATTAGGGCAAACATATGAGCCGGGGATGATCTTAAATGAAGGTGTCTCAGGAGGTACTGATGCATCAAAATTCTTGATTAATAACCAGACCGGTTTTGCCTATCTAGTCTATGGTCCAGGTAGCAATACACCACACCAAGATAACGAATATGTTTCTGAGCAAATGTATCTTGATTTTATTGAAATTTATAAGCAAATCTTTCAAAACTATGGTAAGTAA
- a CDS encoding TetR/AcrR family transcriptional regulator, translating into MRSNYMDKKIVNTFAKLTSVYGYKGTTTKKIATEAGINESTIFRHFADKKSILNALIDQCENEINEYEVNFELSGDPQKDIQNAVNLSQHFLEKHRSIFFISLHENQDYPELLNASQNIIIMEKYLYRKLFQEMIKASEIPADTNVNLEVSNLLLMNLGQVVFKFAYSKLPQNISDQDYLDNNIAKFAEHLK; encoded by the coding sequence ATGCGTTCTAATTATATGGACAAAAAAATTGTTAATACTTTCGCTAAATTAACTAGTGTTTACGGTTACAAGGGCACAACTACTAAAAAGATCGCTACTGAAGCTGGGATTAATGAAAGTACTATTTTTCGCCATTTTGCTGATAAAAAGAGTATTTTAAATGCACTAATTGATCAATGTGAAAATGAAATTAATGAATATGAAGTCAATTTTGAATTAAGTGGTGATCCACAAAAGGATATCCAAAATGCCGTTAATCTTTCACAACACTTTTTAGAGAAGCATCGCAGCATTTTCTTTATTTCACTCCACGAAAACCAAGATTATCCAGAATTACTTAATGCCAGTCAAAATATTATCATTATGGAAAAATACCTCTATCGTAAACTATTTCAGGAAATGATAAAGGCTAGCGAAATTCCAGCTGACACTAATGTTAATTTGGAAGTCAGTAACCTGTTATTAATGAATCTAGGTCAAGTTGTCTTTAAATTCGCTTACAGCAAATTACCACAAAACATATCTGATCAGGATTATCTTGATAATAATATTGCAAAATTCGCAGAACATTTAAAATAG
- a CDS encoding MarR family winged helix-turn-helix transcriptional regulator: MQRRLGLLLQRLQNVYSRNLDHYAKSIGLTGTQMLIIEYLASFRQKKPLYQKDVEHEFNIRKSTATNILNLMVQKGLIVRKTSSVDARLKELELTQKAEQLDEQVTQYFIASEQETEQILGRQAKQELMADLVKLEQALNK; encoded by the coding sequence ATGCAAAGAAGACTAGGTCTGCTGTTACAGAGATTGCAAAATGTGTATAGTCGTAATCTTGATCACTATGCTAAAAGTATCGGCTTAACTGGTACTCAAATGCTAATAATTGAATATTTGGCTTCTTTTAGACAGAAAAAGCCACTTTACCAAAAAGATGTCGAACATGAATTTAATATTAGGAAGTCAACAGCAACTAATATTCTAAATTTAATGGTTCAAAAAGGGTTAATTGTTAGAAAGACTAGTTCAGTGGATGCACGCCTAAAGGAGCTTGAACTCACACAAAAAGCAGAACAGCTTGACGAACAAGTTACTCAATATTTTATAGCTTCAGAACAAGAAACCGAGCAAATTTTGGGCAGACAGGCTAAACAGGAATTGATGGCAGATCTAGTTAAACTAGAACAAGCATTAAATAAGTAA
- a CDS encoding DHA2 family efflux MFS transporter permease subunit, with the protein MQRKLDIKLICSILAAGLMSFCGVLIETAGNVTFPTLMHEFQVNMATVQWMTTGYLLVASIVMPLSVYLKKNFSSRKLFIVAATLFILGLIIDASANHFELLVLGRVVQGIAAGIAIPLMFNLILERTPFEKIGLIMGIGTMITAVAPALGPSFGGLIVNKLGWRFIFILVIPIMVISLILGLIFITKDPYDLEKPSLDWVGFLSIAVTFIGVILAFSNLSTILRKPLSFWIPLILGIVALTIFIKHSLVADKPLINLQVFKQSKFTYGLCAYFLFQINTLGLSFILPNYAQIANQQTALTAGLLMLIGALLGAILSPIAGRLLDNYGARKPIMLGGILEILGGLLFCGFSANLSAGKIMLFYSIVMVGIGLVMGNTMTSSLGALTEKENADGNGLFNMAQQFAGAVGTAIVSAIVQAVEQASHAPNAAAKFISGAQSGLIFLIILVIIGVYLLYRATNEVKK; encoded by the coding sequence ATGCAAAGGAAGTTAGATATAAAGTTAATCTGTTCTATTCTGGCAGCAGGATTAATGTCATTTTGTGGTGTATTAATTGAAACGGCGGGAAATGTGACTTTTCCAACGTTAATGCATGAATTTCAGGTTAATATGGCCACAGTTCAGTGGATGACAACGGGCTATTTACTGGTTGCCTCGATTGTTATGCCACTGTCAGTTTATTTGAAGAAGAATTTCAGTTCGCGTAAATTATTTATTGTGGCTGCAACTCTATTTATTTTAGGATTAATAATTGATGCAAGTGCCAATCATTTTGAATTATTAGTTCTTGGCCGAGTTGTACAGGGAATTGCTGCAGGCATTGCGATTCCACTGATGTTTAATCTAATTCTGGAAAGAACGCCATTTGAAAAAATTGGGTTAATTATGGGAATTGGCACGATGATTACAGCTGTTGCCCCAGCTTTAGGACCAAGTTTTGGCGGACTTATAGTTAATAAGTTAGGCTGGCGGTTTATTTTTATTTTAGTGATTCCGATCATGGTGATTTCTTTAATTCTTGGCTTAATCTTTATTACCAAAGATCCGTATGACCTAGAAAAGCCAAGTTTGGATTGGGTTGGTTTTCTAAGTATTGCAGTTACGTTTATTGGGGTTATCTTAGCGTTTAGCAATTTATCGACAATTCTGCGTAAACCGCTGAGCTTTTGGATACCATTAATTTTGGGAATAGTTGCACTGACTATTTTTATTAAGCATTCTCTTGTTGCAGACAAGCCCTTAATTAACTTGCAAGTGTTTAAGCAAAGCAAATTTACGTATGGCCTATGTGCGTATTTTCTATTTCAAATTAACACTTTGGGGCTATCATTTATTTTACCTAATTATGCGCAAATCGCTAATCAGCAGACAGCCTTGACAGCAGGTCTATTGATGTTGATAGGTGCTCTCTTAGGTGCAATTCTTTCACCAATAGCTGGACGTTTATTGGATAATTATGGCGCGCGTAAGCCAATTATGCTGGGAGGTATCTTAGAAATACTTGGCGGGTTACTTTTCTGCGGCTTTTCAGCAAATCTTTCAGCGGGCAAAATTATGTTATTTTATAGCATTGTCATGGTTGGTATCGGACTAGTGATGGGTAACACGATGACTAGTTCTTTGGGTGCCTTGACTGAAAAAGAGAATGCTGATGGCAATGGGCTATTTAATATGGCACAACAATTTGCTGGTGCAGTTGGCACCGCAATTGTCTCAGCGATTGTTCAAGCAGTAGAGCAAGCTAGTCACGCGCCAAATGCTGCCGCTAAGTTTATTAGTGGTGCTCAAAGTGGGCTAATCTTTTTAATTATTCTCGTTATTATTGGTGTATACTTACTTTATCGCGCTACTAATGAGGTAAAGAAATAA
- a CDS encoding CopY/TcrY family copper transport repressor, whose amino-acid sequence MVTKNNVHNISEAEWEVMRIVWTLGEIHTGQVIAELQTKKAWSESTIKTLMGRLVKKGLLKTRKDGRRFVYSATVSENQMMLEATRQMMGHMCDMHKGQMLLELIKDVPLSKSDIEKLEKQLTQKEQQAPDRVDCNCLASEQHDC is encoded by the coding sequence ATGGTTACAAAAAATAACGTACATAATATTTCTGAAGCCGAATGGGAAGTTATGCGAATTGTTTGGACACTCGGTGAAATTCATACTGGACAAGTAATTGCAGAATTACAGACTAAAAAAGCTTGGTCTGAATCAACCATCAAGACTTTGATGGGTCGTCTTGTTAAAAAAGGGCTGTTAAAGACACGTAAGGATGGTCGTAGATTCGTTTATTCAGCAACAGTTAGTGAAAATCAAATGATGCTTGAGGCAACTCGCCAGATGATGGGGCATATGTGCGATATGCACAAAGGGCAAATGCTGCTAGAACTAATTAAGGATGTTCCGTTGTCAAAATCTGATATTGAAAAACTTGAAAAGCAATTGACGCAAAAAGAGCAACAGGCTCCAGACAGAGTTGATTGTAATTGCTTAGCTTCCGAGCAACATGATTGTTAG